The following nucleotide sequence is from Enterobacteriaceae endosymbiont of Donacia provostii.
TAATATATTCCACCATGGTAATAAATATTGATTATTTACAGTTAAAAAATTTGTTATTTCAGCTGTAAAAATATTTTCTCCCTTATTTAAGGGATGTTTTGTAATCTTAGCGAATACTTCATCATCATTTTTTAAATTTTTTATAAAATTTTTTTTTATAGAACATTGAATTATATTTGCATATAAAATTTTTTCTTTTGGAATTATATAAATAATATTGTTTTTTATTTTTATTTTTCCTTGAAAAATACTAATATTAGACTTTATTAATTTTATTGGTATAACTTTTATTAAATTATTAACATCATTTTGAGCTAATATATAATCTCCTTCCATTACATATGTTAAATATGTATCAAGAATATGATATATATAATTTTTATTTGTTTCTAAAATAACTAATTTTTTATTTAAAAATTTAACATAACCCTTAATAATAGGTAAATTTTTTGTAAATTTTTTTTTTAATTGTAAAAGTAATTTATTATTATAAAACATAAATAAAATTTTAATTTTTTAAAAATTAAAATGGAATATCATCTTCAAAATCAAGAATATTTTCATTCTCTTTAAGAGATAATTCTTTATTATCTTTTTCTATATTAGAAGTATGTAAATTTTTATTCCAAATTTTTTTATCTTTTATAACATTTTTTTCCTTATTTAAAGAAATATTATCATTATTACGAATACTATTTAATATTTGCATAGTACCTCCTATACTTACAATAATTTCAGTAATATAATTATCTTGTCCATTTTGATTTTGCCATTTTCTAGTTTGTAAATATCCTTCAATATATACTTGAGAACCTTTTTTTAAATATTCATTAGAGATTTCTGCTAATTTTCCAAAAATTACTATTCTATGCCATTCAGTTTTTTCTTTATTTTCTCCTGTATTTTTATCTTTCCAATTATCTGAAGTTGCTACTATAATATTTACAACAGGATTACCATTAGGCATATAACGCATTTCAGGATCTTTACCTAAAAAACCTATTATAATAACTTTATTTATACCTCTTTTACTAGCCACGTTTTATCCTTTTAATTTAAAATTCATAAATTACTAATTTATTTTTTTATTATATAAAAAAAAATAAAAAAAATATAAATTATTTTTTAAATAAATTTTCAATAATACAACGTAATTTTTTCATTGCATTTTTTTCTAATTGTCTAATACGTTCTGCTGATATACCATAATATCTTGCTAATTCTTGTAATGTAATTTTTTTTTTTTTTTTATTTAACCATCTAAGATTTATAATATTACGACTACGATAATCTAATTTTGAAAGTGCTTTATATAATTTGTTTGAAAGAAATTTATTCCAATTATCTTTTTCAATAATATTAGCAAAATTAGAATTATGATCTTTTAAAAAAAAATTTGTATTTAAATTTTTATTTTTTGAATAATTTTTAATATTAGAATCATCATTCATATCTTGTGCTGACATACGTGTTTCCATTTCACAAACATCTTTAATTGAAACTCCTAATTTTTTAGCAACTATATAAATTTCATTTTTATTAAACCAACCTAATTTTTGTTTAGCTTTACGTAAATTAAAAAATAATTTTCTTTGAGCTTTCGTAGTTGCTACTTTTACTATACGCCAATTACGTAAAACATATTCATGTATTTCTGCTTTTATCCAATGAATAGCAAATGATACTAAACGAACACCTTTTTCGGGATTAAATCTACGTACTGCTTTCATTAAACCTATATTACCTTCTTGAATTAGATCTGCCTGTTGCAAACCATATCCAGAATAATATTTAGCTACATGAATAACAAATCTTAAATGTGATAAAATTAATTTTTTAGCTGCTTCTAAATCACCTTTATAATATAATTTTTTAGATAATTCTTTTTCTTCTTTAAAAGTTAATATTGGATAATTATTAGTATTATAAATATAAGAATCTAATGTTCCTACAATTAGATTAGATAATCTTAAATTAGAGGTAAATATATTTTTATA
It contains:
- the ssb gene encoding single-stranded DNA-binding protein gives rise to the protein MRYMPNGNPVVNIIVATSDNWKDKNTGENKEKTEWHRIVIFGKLAEISNEYLKKGSQVYIEGYLQTRKWQNQNGQDNYITEIIVSIGGTMQILNSIRNNDNISLNKEKNVIKDKKIWNKNLHTSNIEKDNKELSLKENENILDFEDDIPF
- the rpoH gene encoding RNA polymerase sigma factor RpoH codes for the protein MYKNIFTSNLRLSNLIVGTLDSYIYNTNNYPILTFKEEKELSKKLYYKGDLEAAKKLILSHLRFVIHVAKYYSGYGLQQADLIQEGNIGLMKAVRRFNPEKGVRLVSFAIHWIKAEIHEYVLRNWRIVKVATTKAQRKLFFNLRKAKQKLGWFNKNEIYIVAKKLGVSIKDVCEMETRMSAQDMNDDSNIKNYSKNKNLNTNFFLKDHNSNFANIIEKDNWNKFLSNKLYKALSKLDYRSRNIINLRWLNKKKKKITLQELARYYGISAERIRQLEKNAMKKLRCIIENLFKK